The Claveliimonas bilis genome window below encodes:
- a CDS encoding helix-turn-helix domain-containing protein, with protein MHISYKPLWHTLVERNMRKEDLRIAAGLTTNMIANMGKGKNISMETLVRICESLNCGILDVIELENDEIEKPQK; from the coding sequence ATGCACATAAGCTATAAACCCCTCTGGCATACGCTGGTTGAGCGCAATATGAGAAAAGAGGACTTGCGGATTGCCGCCGGTCTTACCACAAATATGATTGCTAATATGGGAAAAGGGAAAAATATCAGCATGGAAACGCTGGTTCGTATCTGCGAATCCTTGAATTGTGGCATTCTGGATGTGATTGAATTAGAAAATGATGAAATCGAAAAACCCCAAAAATAA
- the sat4 gene encoding streptothricin N-acetyltransferase Sat4 produces the protein MITEMKAGHLKDIDKPSEPFEVIGKIIPRYENENWTFTELLYEAPYLKSYQDEEDEEDEEADCLEYIDNTDKIIYLYYQDDKCVGKVKLRKNWNRYAYIEDIAVCKDFRGQGIGSALINISIEWAKHKNLHGLMLETQDNNLIACKFYHNCGFKIGSVDTMLYANFENNFEKAVFWYLRF, from the coding sequence GTGATTACAGAAATGAAAGCAGGGCACCTGAAAGATATCGATAAACCCAGCGAACCATTTGAGGTGATAGGTAAGATTATACCGAGGTATGAAAACGAGAATTGGACCTTTACAGAATTACTCTATGAAGCGCCATATTTAAAAAGCTACCAAGACGAAGAGGATGAAGAGGATGAGGAGGCAGATTGCCTTGAATATATTGACAATACTGATAAGATAATATATCTTTACTACCAAGACGATAAATGCGTCGGAAAAGTTAAACTGCGAAAAAATTGGAACCGGTACGCTTATATAGAAGATATCGCCGTATGTAAGGATTTCAGGGGGCAAGGCATAGGCAGCGCGCTTATCAATATATCTATAGAATGGGCAAAGCATAAAAACTTGCATGGACTAATGCTTGAAACCCAGGACAATAACCTTATAGCTTGTAAATTCTATCATAATTGTGGTTTCAAAATCGGCTCCGTCGATACTATGTTATACGCCAACTTTGAAAACAACTTTGAAAAAGCTGTTTTCTGGTATTTAAGGTTTTAG
- a CDS encoding transposon-encoded TnpW family protein: protein MADNKQHDTRTTRRPDCVTEIRMGNSVLVVSGYFKKDTTTTAADKMARVLEAEAAATQKPAI, encoded by the coding sequence ATGGCAGATAACAAGCAGCACGACACCCGCACCACCCGCCGCCCCGACTGCGTGACGGAAATCCGCATGGGCAATTCCGTCCTTGTCGTGTCCGGCTATTTCAAGAAAGACACTACCACCACCGCCGCCGACAAAATGGCGCGGGTACTGGAAGCGGAAGCCGCTGCTACACAAAAACCGGCAATTTGA
- a CDS encoding DeoR family transcriptional regulator, whose product MEVEFMTADTALPPCMPLPRAMLRLPISSTAKVMYARMLDIVFLSGIEDANGILFIHFPIVELAAALARSTMTVKRSLNELEDAGLILRVRQGFGEPNKIYVLIPKKEASRR is encoded by the coding sequence ATGGAAGTTGAATTTATGACCGCAGACACCGCCCTACCGCCCTGTATGCCGCTGCCGAGAGCCATGCTGCGGCTCCCGATCAGCAGCACCGCAAAGGTCATGTACGCCCGGATGTTGGATATTGTTTTCTTGTCAGGTATAGAGGACGCCAACGGGATTTTGTTTATCCATTTCCCTATCGTGGAACTGGCGGCGGCACTTGCCCGCAGCACCATGACCGTGAAGCGTTCCCTGAATGAATTGGAGGACGCCGGACTGATACTGCGAGTGCGTCAGGGCTTCGGGGAACCCAACAAAATATATGTACTCATTCCGAAGAAGGAGGCCAGCCGCCGATGA
- a CDS encoding recombinase family protein, with protein MLRQATQNLITALYPRLSHEDELQGESNSISNQKRILETYAKQNGFTNLRWYTDDGFSGANFQRPGFQAMLADIEAGKVGTVIVKDMSRLGRNYLQVGFYTEMLFPQKGVRFIAVNDNVDSANGGMDNDFTPLRNLFNEWLVRDTSKKIKAVKRAKGMSGKPVTSKPVYGYLMDEDENYLVDEETAPVVQQIYQLCLAGNGPTKIARMLTEQQIPTPGTLEYRRTGSTRRYHPGYECKWATNTVVHILENREYTGCLVNFKTEKPSYKVKRSVENPVEKQAVFENHHEPIIDTETWERVQELRKQRKRPNRYDEVGLFSGMLFCADCGHVMYQQRYQNKNRKQDCYICGSYKKRTRNCTAHFIRTDLLTAGVLSNLRQVTEYAAKHESRFVKLLIQQNEIGGKRKTAAATKQLEQAQERIAEVSRIIKRLYEDNVNGKISDERFMELSADYEQEQRELKDRAAALQAELDKSQAATVNAEKFMGIVRKHLAFEELTPTLLREMIEKIVVHECSYDENGTRRQDIEIYYSFVGKIDLPEA; from the coding sequence ATGTTAAGACAAGCCACCCAAAACCTCATTACCGCCCTTTATCCGAGATTGTCCCATGAGGACGAGTTGCAAGGCGAGAGCAATTCCATATCGAACCAAAAGCGGATTTTGGAAACCTACGCCAAGCAGAACGGCTTTACCAATCTGCGCTGGTACACCGACGACGGCTTTTCCGGCGCAAACTTCCAGCGCCCCGGTTTTCAAGCCATGCTTGCAGACATTGAAGCCGGGAAAGTGGGTACGGTCATCGTCAAGGACATGAGCCGGTTAGGGCGAAACTACTTGCAGGTGGGATTTTACACGGAAATGCTGTTCCCCCAAAAGGGAGTGCGTTTTATCGCTGTCAACGACAATGTGGACAGCGCAAACGGCGGCATGGACAACGATTTTACCCCTCTGCGAAATCTGTTCAACGAATGGCTGGTGAGAGATACGAGCAAGAAAATCAAGGCAGTAAAACGAGCAAAAGGCATGAGCGGCAAGCCTGTTACCAGCAAGCCGGTCTATGGCTATCTCATGGACGAGGACGAGAACTATCTCGTTGACGAGGAAACCGCGCCGGTTGTCCAGCAGATATACCAGCTTTGCCTTGCCGGGAATGGCCCGACCAAGATTGCCCGTATGCTTACGGAGCAGCAAATCCCCACGCCGGGGACGCTGGAATACCGCAGGACGGGTAGCACCCGCCGCTACCACCCCGGCTATGAGTGCAAGTGGGCGACGAACACCGTCGTGCATATCCTCGAAAACCGGGAGTACACCGGCTGTCTGGTAAACTTCAAGACGGAGAAGCCCTCTTACAAGGTCAAGCGCAGTGTAGAGAACCCTGTGGAGAAACAGGCTGTTTTTGAGAACCACCATGAGCCGATTATCGACACGGAAACATGGGAGCGTGTGCAGGAGTTACGCAAGCAGCGCAAACGCCCGAACCGCTATGATGAAGTGGGGCTGTTCTCCGGTATGCTGTTCTGCGCCGACTGCGGCCATGTGATGTACCAGCAGCGGTATCAGAACAAGAACCGTAAGCAGGACTGTTACATCTGCGGCAGCTACAAGAAGCGCACCCGCAACTGTACGGCACACTTTATCCGCACCGACCTGTTGACCGCCGGTGTCCTCTCCAATCTCCGGCAAGTGACGGAATACGCCGCCAAGCATGAGAGCCGCTTTGTGAAGCTGCTTATCCAGCAGAACGAGATCGGCGGCAAGAGAAAGACCGCCGCAGCCACCAAGCAGCTTGAACAGGCGCAGGAGCGTATTGCCGAAGTGAGCCGCATTATCAAGCGGCTGTATGAGGACAATGTGAACGGCAAAATCAGCGACGAGCGTTTCATGGAACTGTCGGCAGACTATGAGCAGGAGCAGCGGGAACTGAAAGACCGCGCCGCCGCTTTGCAGGCCGAACTGGACAAGTCGCAGGCCGCCACCGTCAACGCGGAAAAGTTTATGGGTATCGTCCGAAAGCACCTTGCCTTTGAGGAATTGACCCCCACCCTCTTGCGGGAAATGATTGAGAAAATCGTCGTGCATGAGTGCAGCTATGACGAGAACGGCACCCGCAGGCAGGACATTGAGATTTATTACAGCTTTGTCGGCAAGATTGATTTGCCCGAAGCCTAA
- a CDS encoding DUF3847 domain-containing protein, which produces MNEKLEKLNQEIEKTEKKLRWAQQEEKRLTHQAKALTRKERTHRLCTRAAMLESYLPHPEAITDEQVSLFLKLLFRKDSTRQLMEKVFAGNGTEKEGAE; this is translated from the coding sequence ATGAATGAAAAGCTGGAAAAACTCAATCAGGAGATAGAGAAAACGGAAAAGAAGCTGCGCTGGGCGCAACAGGAGGAAAAGCGTCTGACCCATCAGGCTAAGGCGCTGACCCGGAAGGAACGGACGCACCGGCTTTGCACCAGAGCCGCCATGCTGGAAAGCTACCTTCCCCACCCGGAAGCCATCACGGATGAACAGGTCAGTTTGTTCTTGAAGCTGCTGTTCCGGAAGGACAGCACCCGGCAGCTTATGGAAAAAGTGTTCGCCGGAAACGGCACAGAGAAGGAGGGCGCAGAATGA
- the ant(6) gene encoding aminoglycoside 6-adenylyltransferase has protein sequence MRSEKEMMDLVLSLAEQDERIRIVTLEGSRANINIPKDEFQDYDVTYFVTDVESFTLKDEWLKSFGNIIMMQKPEDMELFPAEEKGYSYIILFDDYNKIDLTLLPLEELGNYLNDDKLIKIILDKDGRIQQAVVPTDMDYHIRKPSAREYDDCCNEFWNTTTYVVKGLCRKEILFAIDHFNQIVRHELLRMISWKVGIETGFKLSVGKNYKFIERYISEDLWEKLLSTYRMDSYENIWEALFLCHQLFRAVSGEVAERLHYAYPEYDRNITKYTRDMYKKYTGKTGCLDSTYAADIEERREQ, from the coding sequence ATGAGATCAGAAAAAGAAATGATGGATTTAGTACTTTCTTTAGCAGAACAGGATGAACGTATTCGAATTGTGACCCTTGAGGGGTCACGCGCAAATATTAATATACCTAAGGACGAATTCCAGGATTATGATGTCACATACTTCGTAACAGATGTGGAATCCTTTACTTTAAAGGATGAATGGCTTAAAAGCTTCGGGAATATTATAATGATGCAAAAACCGGAGGATATGGAACTATTCCCGGCTGAAGAGAAAGGCTACTCCTATATAATACTTTTTGATGATTATAATAAAATAGACCTTACCTTATTGCCCCTGGAAGAGTTGGGAAACTACCTGAATGACGATAAATTGATAAAGATTATTCTGGATAAGGATGGAAGGATTCAGCAAGCTGTAGTTCCGACCGACATGGATTATCATATAAGAAAACCCAGTGCCCGGGAATACGATGACTGCTGCAATGAATTCTGGAACACCACTACCTATGTGGTTAAGGGACTGTGCCGTAAGGAAATTTTATTTGCTATTGATCATTTTAATCAGATTGTTCGCCATGAGCTGCTGAGAATGATATCATGGAAGGTCGGCATCGAAACAGGCTTTAAATTAAGTGTAGGCAAGAACTATAAGTTTATTGAAAGGTATATATCCGAGGATTTGTGGGAGAAACTTTTGTCCACCTACCGGATGGATTCCTATGAAAACATATGGGAAGCATTATTTCTATGCCATCAATTGTTCAGGGCGGTATCCGGTGAGGTGGCGGAAAGGCTTCATTATGCCTATCCGGAGTATGATAGGAATATAACAAAATATACCAGGGACATGTATAAAAAATACACTGGTAAAACCGGCTGCCTGGATAGCACATATGCCGCTGATATAGAAGAGAGGCGGGAACAGTGA
- the aph(3')-IIIa gene encoding aminoglycoside O-phosphotransferase APH(3')-IIIa, whose translation MAKMRISPELKKLIEKYRCVKDTEGMSPAKVYKLVGENENLYLKMTDSRYKGTTYDVEREKDMMLWLEGKLPVPKVLHFERHDGWSNLLMSEADGVLCSEEYEDEQSPEKIIELYAECIRLFHSIDISDCPYTNSLDSRLAELDYLLNNDLADVDCENWEEDTPFKDPRELYDFLKTEKPEEELVFSHGDLGDSNIFVKDGKVSGFIDLGRSGRADKWYDIAFCVRSIREDIGEEQYVELFFDLLGIKPDWEKIKYYILLDELF comes from the coding sequence ATGGCTAAAATGAGAATATCACCGGAATTGAAAAAACTGATCGAAAAATACCGCTGCGTAAAAGATACGGAAGGAATGTCTCCTGCTAAGGTATATAAGCTGGTGGGAGAAAATGAAAACCTATATTTAAAAATGACGGACAGCCGGTATAAAGGGACCACCTATGATGTGGAACGGGAAAAGGACATGATGCTATGGCTGGAAGGAAAGCTGCCTGTTCCAAAGGTCCTGCACTTTGAACGGCATGATGGCTGGAGCAATCTGCTCATGAGTGAGGCCGATGGCGTCCTTTGCTCGGAAGAGTATGAAGATGAACAAAGCCCTGAAAAGATTATCGAGCTGTATGCGGAGTGCATCAGGCTCTTTCACTCCATCGACATATCGGATTGTCCCTATACGAATAGCTTAGACAGCCGCTTAGCCGAATTGGATTACTTACTGAATAACGATCTGGCCGATGTGGATTGCGAAAACTGGGAAGAAGACACTCCATTTAAAGATCCGCGCGAGCTGTATGATTTTTTAAAGACGGAAAAGCCCGAAGAGGAACTTGTCTTTTCCCACGGCGACCTGGGAGACAGCAACATCTTTGTGAAAGATGGCAAAGTAAGTGGCTTTATTGATCTTGGGAGAAGCGGCAGGGCGGACAAGTGGTATGACATTGCCTTCTGCGTCCGGTCGATCAGGGAGGATATCGGGGAAGAACAGTATGTCGAGCTATTTTTTGACTTACTGGGGATCAAGCCTGATTGGGAGAAAATAAAATATTATATTTTACTGGATGAATTGTTTTAG
- a CDS encoding ATP-binding protein — MKNEINAVLENMTTATPEPEDYTGEDGLLYCGKCRKPKEAYFAPNKAAIFGRDRHPAECDCQRAAREEREAAEKRRRHLDTVEELKRRGFTDPTMRDWTFENDNGRNPQAGIARRYVEHWEDMRTDNIGCLFWGGVGTGKSYLAGCIANALMEKEIPVHMTNFALILNDLAASFENRNEYISRLCRYPLLILDDFGMERGTEYGLEQVFNVIDSRYRSGKPLIVTTNLTLDDLHNPEDTAHSRIYDRLLSMCVPVRFTGDNFRQETAQRKMESMKKLITD; from the coding sequence ATGAAGAACGAAATCAACGCTGTTTTGGAGAATATGACGACTGCCACCCCGGAGCCGGAGGACTACACCGGCGAGGACGGTTTACTGTACTGCGGCAAGTGCCGCAAGCCGAAAGAAGCCTATTTTGCGCCGAATAAGGCCGCTATCTTTGGCCGTGACCGTCACCCGGCAGAGTGCGACTGCCAGAGAGCCGCCCGCGAGGAACGGGAGGCCGCCGAGAAACGGCGCAGGCACCTTGACACCGTGGAGGAACTGAAACGCCGGGGCTTTACCGACCCCACCATGCGGGACTGGACTTTTGAGAACGACAACGGCAGGAACCCGCAGGCCGGGATTGCCCGCCGGTATGTGGAGCATTGGGAGGATATGCGAACCGACAATATCGGCTGCCTGTTCTGGGGCGGCGTGGGAACCGGGAAAAGCTACCTTGCGGGCTGTATCGCAAACGCCCTCATGGAGAAAGAAATCCCCGTCCACATGACGAATTTTGCCCTTATCCTCAACGACCTTGCCGCCAGCTTTGAGAACCGCAACGAGTACATTTCCCGCCTTTGCCGCTATCCGCTGCTTATCCTTGACGACTTCGGCATGGAGCGCGGCACCGAGTACGGGCTGGAACAGGTTTTCAATGTGATTGACAGCCGTTACCGCAGCGGCAAGCCGCTGATCGTCACGACCAACCTCACGCTGGACGACCTGCACAACCCGGAGGACACCGCCCATTCCCGGATTTATGACCGCCTGCTTTCCATGTGCGTCCCGGTACGCTTTACCGGCGACAACTTCCGGCAGGAAACCGCGCAGCGGAAAATGGAGAGCATGAAGAAACTGATTACCGACTGA
- a CDS encoding class I SAM-dependent methyltransferase, whose amino-acid sequence MKENKYDDNIFFQKYSQMSRSQKGLAGAGEWETLKKMLPDFKGKRVLDLGCGYGWHCIYAMENGASSVVGVDISHKMLEVAKGKTHFPQIEYECCAIEDVDFPEESFDVILSSLAFHYVADYENLIKKIYRMLKAGGNLVFTVEHPVFTAHGTQDWYYNEKGEILHFPVDNYYYEGKRTAMFLEEKVTKYHRTLTTYLNTLLSNSFIINQIVEPQPPENMMDIPGMADEMRRPMMLIVSAKKKM is encoded by the coding sequence ATGAAAGAAAACAAATATGATGATAATATATTTTTTCAAAAATACAGTCAAATGAGTCGCTCGCAGAAAGGACTGGCTGGTGCGGGAGAATGGGAGACTTTGAAAAAGATGCTACCTGATTTTAAGGGTAAGCGTGTGCTTGATTTAGGATGCGGCTATGGATGGCACTGTATATATGCGATGGAAAACGGTGCTTCCTCTGTAGTAGGTGTTGATATTTCTCATAAAATGCTCGAAGTAGCAAAAGGAAAAACCCATTTTCCACAGATTGAATATGAATGCTGTGCCATAGAAGATGTGGATTTCCCAGAGGAGAGCTTTGATGTAATACTAAGTTCGCTTGCGTTTCATTATGTAGCAGACTATGAGAATTTAATAAAAAAGATATATAGGATGCTGAAGGCTGGTGGCAATTTAGTTTTTACAGTTGAACATCCTGTTTTTACTGCTCATGGAACACAAGACTGGTATTATAACGAAAAAGGAGAAATACTGCATTTCCCGGTGGACAATTATTATTATGAGGGCAAACGGACAGCTATGTTTTTGGAAGAAAAGGTTACAAAATATCATAGAACACTGACCACATATCTAAATACACTGCTTTCAAATAGTTTTATAATAAATCAGATTGTGGAGCCACAGCCGCCAGAGAACATGATGGATATTCCGGGGATGGCGGATGAAATGCGACGCCCAATGATGCTGATTGTATCGGCAAAAAAGAAGATGTAA
- a CDS encoding nucleotidyltransferase domain-containing protein: MVDNIIKSVAEKLSSLSYIEGIVLGGSRARGTHTEDSDIDIGIYYNSESFDINTINQFATKLDDEHRNNLVVPPGAWGDWINGGGWLVINGYHVDLILRDIKRVEQIMKDTEHGIVTANYQTGHPHGYISAMYRGELAISKILYAKNESLCELKKQAETYPNALQKSLVNFFMFEAGFSLMFVKANSGTDDKYYIAGHVFRIVSCLNQVLFACNNAYCINEKKAIKLLETFEHKPEKYTEKVNHIFEVLGISLFECYDMTEKLYNEVNEIVSEINNFLNEESSDERKQI, translated from the coding sequence ATGGTAGATAATATTATTAAATCAGTAGCAGAGAAATTATCCTCTCTGTCTTATATAGAAGGTATTGTTTTAGGTGGTTCACGTGCAAGGGGCACCCATACAGAGGATTCGGATATAGATATCGGCATCTATTACAATTCAGAATCATTTGACATAAATACTATTAATCAATTCGCTACAAAGCTGGATGATGAGCATAGAAATAACCTTGTTGTACCTCCCGGAGCATGGGGTGATTGGATTAATGGCGGCGGATGGTTAGTCATAAACGGGTATCATGTGGATTTAATTTTACGTGATATTAAACGTGTGGAACAAATAATGAAAGATACAGAGCACGGAATTGTTACTGCCAATTATCAGACTGGGCATCCCCATGGTTATATTAGTGCAATGTATCGAGGAGAATTAGCGATTAGCAAAATACTATATGCTAAGAATGAAAGCTTATGCGAATTAAAAAAACAGGCAGAAACTTATCCCAATGCTTTGCAGAAAAGTTTAGTTAACTTTTTTATGTTTGAAGCAGGGTTCTCTTTAATGTTTGTAAAAGCAAATTCGGGAACAGACGATAAATATTATATTGCGGGTCATGTTTTTCGTATAGTTTCATGTTTAAATCAAGTGTTATTTGCATGTAATAATGCTTATTGTATCAACGAAAAGAAAGCTATAAAACTGCTTGAAACTTTTGAACATAAACCTGAAAAATATACCGAGAAGGTAAATCATATTTTTGAAGTACTCGGTATCTCACTTTTTGAATGCTACGACATGACCGAGAAGCTTTATAATGAAGTGAATGAAATTGTATCGGAGATAAATAACTTTTTAAACGAGGAGAGTTCAGATGAAAGAAAACAAATATGA